Proteins from a genomic interval of Asterias rubens chromosome 16, eAstRub1.3, whole genome shotgun sequence:
- the LOC117300912 gene encoding integrator complex subunit 9-like: MKLYCLSDHPNAPCLLLTFKNTTILLDCALDLSSFQHFLPLTLVPSQRLNSLPSWKPPSGEPAAKEDLKNELKECSGRVFVDSSPEVCVPELGVLDFSTVDAILVSNYHCMLALPFITEYTGFRGTVYCTDPTQQTGRQLMEELVEYMERVPKKRTAGNWKKPSFLKLLPAPLRDAQWLSSWKGCYTKHDINACLSKVQITAFSQKLNLFGSLMVSPHSSGYCLGSCNWVIKSDYEKVCYVSSSSFLTTHSTPILQDPLKNSDLLLLTSITQTPAYNPDSMLGEFCSNLTVTIKSGGNVLVPCYPSGIIFDLFECLSGYMDSVGLTQIPMFFVSPVADSTLAYSQIFSEWLCGQKQSKVFLPEPPFPHAELIKTGRLKHFSSIHGDFSDQFKTPCVVFTGHPSLRLGDAVHFMEMWGKSSTNTVIFIEPSFSYLDALAPFQPLAMKACYCPIDTAMSFPQATKMIKDLKPLNVALPERYLSPPASQPLRTDLVVEVEPAPTPYKRGCVIHLPIKRRLERIEITPELAEALAPIEVKPGVFVATVTGTVTARDNKYILQEAPKPAPPGTPSSQPIRKRKRDEDVGVTETAQPKQYVYGNLDVEELVQALAKNGITDVKVEDSASGHIIHLQAEDTIIQLEEGSTHIFCEGNEPLRRKLRDTLISCLPSF; this comes from the exons ATGAAGCTC TATTGCCTTTCAGATCATCCCAATGCTCCATGTTTACTCCTGACCTTCAAGAATACCACCATTCTCCTGGACTGTGCTTTGGATCTATCGTCATTCCAGCATTTCCTACCACTCACACTCGTCCCAAG CCAACGCTTGAACTCTCTGCCCTCATGGAAGCCGCCATCAGGTGAACCAGCAGCAAAAGAAGACTTGAAAAAT GAGTTGAAGGAATGCAGTGGAAGGGTGTTTGTTGACAGCTCCCCTGAGGTCTGTGTGCCAGAG CTTGGTGTACTAGACTTCTCTACAGTAGATGCCATCTTGGTGTCTAACTACCACTGTATGCTGGCACTCCCATTCATTACAGAG TACACTGGTTTCAGAGGGACTGTCTACTGTACTGATCCAACCCAGCAAACTGGCAG GCAGCTGATGGAAGAGTTAGTGGAATACATGGAGCGAGTTCCCAAGAAGAGGACGGCTGGAAACTGGAAGAAGCCATCCTTCTTGAAGCTACTACCGGCTCCTCTCAGAGACGCACAGTGGCTCTCATCATGGAAAGGTTGCTACACAAAACATGACATCAACGCTTGCCTGTCCAAAGTGCAGATCACCGCATTCTCTCAAAAATTG AATTTATTTGGTTCCTTGATGGTGTCTCCGCACAGTTCCGGCTACTGCTTAGGAAGCTGTAATTGGGTCATCAAATCAGACTATGAAAAG GTTTGTTATGTCTCCAGCTCTTCCTTTCTGACGACCCATTCCACCCCGATCCTCCAAGACCCTCTTAAGAACAGCGACCTTCTCTTACTAACGAGCATCACTCAGACACCAGCTTATAATCCAGACAGCATGCTGGGAGAGTTCTGCAGTAATCTCA CTGTCACAATAAAGAGTGGAGGGAATGTACTGGTGCCGTGCTACCCATCGGGTATTATCTTCGACCTGTTTGAGTGTCTGTCTGGTTACATGGACTCCGTTGGATTGACTCAGATCCCGATGTTCTTTGTGTCCCCGGTTGCCGATAGCACGTTGGCTTACTCACAGATATTTTCTGAGTG gctttGTGGACAGAAGCAGTCCAAAGTGTTTCTACCAGAACCACCTTTCCCCCATGCGGAACTGATCAAAACTGGCCGTCTGAAACATTTCTCATCAATACATG GTGATTTCAGCGATCAATTCAAAACACCCTGTGTAGTCTTTACTGGTCATCCTTCACTCAGGCTGGGTGACGCTGTGCATTTTATGGAGATGTGGGGCAAATCAAGCACCAACACGGTCATCTTTATAG AGCCTAGTTTTTCCTATTTGGATGCTCTAGCACCATTCCAGCCTCTAGCCATGAAGGCTTGTTACTGTCCAATCGACACTGCCATGAGCTTCCCTCAAGCCACTAAGATGATCAAAGACCTCAAG CCTCTGAATGTCGCTCTTCCAGAACGTTACCTCTCCCCACCAGCATCACAACCCTTGAGGACAGATCTAGTGGTGGAAGTT gaGCCAGCCCCGACGCCATACAAGCGAGGTTGCGTCATACATCTCCCCATCAAACGGAGACTTGAGAGGATTGAAATCACACCAGAG CTTGCAGAAGCACTTGCTCCAATAGAAGTTAAGCCCGGTGTGTTTGTTGCCACAGTTACAGGGACTGTAACTGCCAGAGATAACAAGTATATATTGCAG GAGGCCCCTAAACCAGCACCACCTGGTACACCTTCCAGTCAGCCAATCAGGAAGCGTAAGAGAGATGAAGATGTCGGGGTGACAGAAACAGCTCAGCCTAAGCAATATGTCTATGGGAACCTAGATGTAGAGGAACTTGTACAAGCTTTGGCTAAG AATGGAATCACCGATGTCAAAGTTGAAGATTCGGCATCGGGACATATCATTCATTTG CAAGCGGAAGACACAATAATCCAACTCGAGGAGGGATCAACGCATATTTTCTGCGAGGGGAACGAGCCACTTAGGAGAAAGTTGAGAGACACTCTGATTTCGTGTTTgccaagtttttga